One genomic window of Haliotis asinina isolate JCU_RB_2024 chromosome 4, JCU_Hal_asi_v2, whole genome shotgun sequence includes the following:
- the LOC137281929 gene encoding regucalcin-like produces the protein MIEGIMSEKIEVIVKNSTRLGEGPHWDDTSRCLYYVDVFVGDGYRYNAVTGDHSRLDFGDTTVSVIIPRQKGGFLVSQRTDLAILDSWDSGKVTSIAKVEAEANMFNDGKVDACGRLWIGSCFNGKDIPDSQKWPKNQGSLYSLDADGSVKKHISNISISNGMDWTDDNSVMYYIDSIPRQVWAFDFDITAGTISNKRTVADFSSTEIPDMGYPDGMTIDTEGKLWVACFDAGKVVRIDPETGTVIRTVKFPCEKITSCCFGGEDLTDLYVTSANPALENTTLAGSLFKVTGLGVRGRKANMFTG, from the exons ATGATAGAAGGG ATTATGTCGGAGAAGATTGAAGTCATCGTGAAGAACAGTACTCGGCTTGGGGAGGGCCCCCACTGGGACGACACCTCCAGGTGTTTGTACTACGTGGACGTTTTCGTTGGTGACGGCTACAGATACAACGCCGTCACAGGTGACCACAGCCGACTGGACTTTGGAG ACACAACAGTGAGCGTCATCATCCCGCGCCAGAAGGGTGGCTTTCTGGTGAGTCAGAGAACAGACCTCGCCATCTTGGATTCATGGGACAGTGGCAAGGTTACCAGTATTGCAAAGGTCGAGGCCGAGGCTAATATGTTCAATGACGGCAAAGTGGATGCTTGCGGAAGACTCTGGATAG GGTCATGCTTCAACGGTAAGGATATCCCTGACTCCCAAAAGTGGCCGAAGAATCAGGGCTCATTGTACAGTCTGGATGCTGATGGTAGCGTCAAAAAACACATCAGTAACATCAGCATCAGCAACGGCATGGACTGGACTGACGACAACAGCGTCATGtac tacatcgACTCCATTCCCAGACAGGTCTGGGCCTTCGACTTTGACATCACAGCTGGGACTATCA GCAACAAGAGAACTGTAGCGGACTTCAGCTCCACGGAAATCCCAGATATGGGGTATCCTGATGGAATGACCATTGACACAGAGGGAAAATTGTGGGTGGCCTGTTTTGACGCAGGGAAAGTCGTCCGAATTGACCCCGAGACTG GAACCGTGATTAGGACTGTCAAGTTCCCTTGCGAAAAGATAACATCATGCTGCTTTGGAGGAGAGGACTTGACCGACCTCTACGTCACATCAGCGAACCCGGCACTGGAGAATACAACACTGGCTGGGTCACTCTTCAAGGTTACGGGCCTAGGAGTCCGAGGTCGCAAAGCTAACATGTTTACTGGATAA